A genomic window from Aestuariirhabdus litorea includes:
- a CDS encoding ABC transporter permease: MRAADAWIAFMTIAIKEVRRFLRIWPQTLLPPAITMLLYFVIFGSVIGSRIGEMGGFSYMEYVVPGLIMMSVITNSYGNVASSFYSNKFQRSVEEILVSPVPDYLMLAGFVCGGVIRGLLVGSIVTLLSLTFTSLPMHSVGVTILAVVMTAVLFSLGGFINALYANSFDDISIIPTFVLTPLTYLGGVFYSINVLPDFWAGLSHLNPILYMVNTFRYGILGYSDGVPVVEALALLALLTVIVFCFTLFLLRRGTGLRH, from the coding sequence ATGAGAGCGGCTGACGCCTGGATCGCCTTTATGACGATCGCCATCAAGGAGGTACGCCGTTTCCTGCGAATCTGGCCGCAAACGTTGTTGCCCCCGGCGATCACCATGCTGCTCTACTTTGTTATCTTTGGCAGCGTGATCGGCTCCCGTATCGGTGAAATGGGCGGCTTCAGTTATATGGAGTACGTGGTGCCTGGGCTGATCATGATGTCGGTCATTACCAACTCCTACGGCAATGTTGCCTCCTCCTTTTACAGCAATAAATTCCAGCGCAGCGTCGAGGAGATTCTGGTCTCACCGGTGCCTGACTACCTGATGCTGGCTGGTTTTGTCTGTGGCGGTGTGATCCGGGGCCTCCTGGTGGGTAGCATCGTGACCCTGCTGTCGCTGACCTTTACCAGCCTGCCGATGCACAGCGTCGGGGTGACTATACTGGCGGTTGTGATGACGGCGGTGCTGTTCTCGCTGGGGGGCTTTATTAATGCGCTCTACGCCAACAGTTTTGATGATATTTCGATTATCCCGACCTTTGTCCTGACCCCGCTCACCTATCTCGGGGGGGTATTCTATTCGATCAATGTATTACCGGATTTTTGGGCGGGGCTGTCTCACCTGAACCCGATTCTCTACATGGTTAATACCTTCCGTTACGGTATTTTGGGGTACTCCGATGGGGTGCCTGTGGTTGAGGCGTTGGCCCTGCTGGCCCTGCTGACAGTGATCGTTTTTTGCTTTACGTTGTTCCTGTTGCGTCGTGGAACCGGTCTACGTCACTAG
- the queF gene encoding NADPH-dependent 7-cyano-7-deazaguanine reductase QueF (Catalyzes the NADPH-dependent reduction of 7-cyano-7-deazaguanine (preQ0) to 7-aminomethyl-7-deazaguanine (preQ1) in queuosine biosynthesis): MSQDLHLSPLGKQSEYVCEYSPQLLHPIARSENRAALGIGELLPFRGVDIWNAYELSWLNLNGKPQVAVGRFSIPCDSTHIIESKSFKLYLNSFNQSRIGDQGTLQGVLERDLSAAAGAPVGVAIQTHQQVSEAGLELPLGDGIDDLDVSIDHYDTDAGLLQVADMVVNERLYSRLLKSNCPVTGQPDWGTLMIAYRGKRLCRESLLKYIVSFRQHSDFHEHCVERIFMDIKAITKAESLEVVARYVRRGGLDINPCRSLGECSFGNGRLANQ, from the coding sequence ATGAGCCAAGACCTGCACCTTTCCCCCCTGGGGAAGCAGTCCGAATATGTCTGTGAGTACAGCCCGCAGCTGTTGCACCCCATCGCGCGCAGCGAGAACCGCGCCGCCCTGGGGATTGGTGAGCTACTGCCGTTCAGGGGTGTCGATATCTGGAACGCCTATGAGCTCTCCTGGCTCAACCTCAACGGTAAGCCGCAGGTGGCGGTGGGGCGTTTTTCCATCCCCTGCGATTCGACCCATATCATTGAGTCCAAATCGTTCAAGCTCTACCTCAACTCCTTCAACCAGAGCCGTATTGGTGATCAGGGGACACTACAGGGGGTGCTGGAGCGGGATCTTTCGGCGGCGGCGGGGGCGCCGGTCGGGGTTGCTATCCAGACCCATCAGCAGGTCTCGGAAGCGGGGTTGGAACTCCCCCTCGGCGATGGCATTGATGACCTGGATGTTTCGATCGACCATTACGATACCGATGCAGGCCTGCTGCAGGTAGCCGATATGGTGGTCAATGAGCGTCTCTACAGCCGGCTGCTGAAGTCCAACTGTCCAGTCACGGGGCAGCCTGACTGGGGCACATTGATGATCGCCTACCGGGGAAAGCGCCTTTGCCGTGAATCGCTCCTGAAGTACATCGTATCCTTCCGGCAGCACAGCGACTTCCATGAGCACTGCGTGGAGCGTATTTTTATGGATATCAAGGCGATCACCAAGGCCGAGTCCCTGGAGGTGGTGGCGCGCTATGTGAGAAGAGGAGGATTGGATATCAACCCCTGTCGTTCGCTGGGGGAGTGCAGCTTTGGCAATGGACGTCTGGCCAACCAGTAA
- a CDS encoding adenylate/guanylate cyclase domain-containing protein, whose amino-acid sequence MSGHKTLISTRAARGEATNFYSRFLIYLTATTTLAAAYSAKVVPDYLVWALPYLLLYPLLFKHHRLDRFRDSPTAASLDGLHIGSLIAAWGFMPAPSLVLLLLIVLNSQCYSGARNLPYLFLFLIASSASLFFLLQPEFVPAAPPVCLFAVAITTSLYLAVTGKEIHARKHKLQARDRQLREEKERHIRLMSKLSRYLSPPVWESLFSGDQDGSLETQRKRLTVFFSDIKGFTELSEEMESEELTELLNNYLTEMSNIALKYGGTIDKFVGDAIMVFFGDSKSGGAKRDALAAVSMAIAMRKHMKVLRQRWLSQGIQRPLQIRMGINTGFCTVGNFGAASRMDYTIIGKEVNLASRLESNAEPGQILISYETYSMIKDVIMCRDKGALEVKGFSRPVPTFQVVDFRKDLGADQSFIEHQIDGFSMYLDTEKVKSYDKERVVQALQSAARQLKERVIL is encoded by the coding sequence ATGTCTGGACATAAGACCCTCATATCCACCCGAGCCGCCCGCGGCGAAGCTACGAATTTTTATTCGCGATTCCTGATTTATCTTACCGCCACTACAACGCTGGCCGCGGCTTACTCGGCCAAAGTGGTACCCGATTACCTGGTCTGGGCGCTTCCCTACCTGCTGCTTTACCCGCTCCTGTTCAAGCATCACCGTCTTGATCGATTTCGCGATAGCCCAACCGCCGCGAGTCTGGACGGCCTACACATAGGCTCGCTGATTGCCGCCTGGGGATTCATGCCCGCACCCAGTCTGGTATTGTTGTTGCTCATTGTGTTGAACAGCCAGTGCTATTCGGGAGCCCGCAACCTCCCCTACCTGTTCCTTTTCCTGATCGCCAGTAGCGCCAGCCTGTTTTTCCTGCTGCAGCCCGAGTTTGTCCCCGCCGCCCCGCCGGTTTGTCTCTTTGCCGTGGCGATCACCACAAGTCTCTACCTGGCTGTAACAGGAAAAGAAATCCATGCTCGCAAGCATAAACTGCAGGCCCGGGATCGACAGCTTAGGGAGGAGAAAGAGCGTCATATTCGGCTTATGAGCAAGCTCAGCCGTTACCTTTCGCCGCCGGTGTGGGAGTCTCTTTTTTCCGGCGACCAGGACGGTAGCCTGGAAACCCAGCGCAAGCGCCTGACGGTGTTCTTCAGCGATATCAAGGGATTTACCGAACTGTCGGAGGAGATGGAATCCGAAGAACTCACCGAGCTGCTGAACAACTACCTCACCGAAATGTCGAACATCGCTCTCAAATACGGTGGCACCATCGACAAGTTTGTGGGCGATGCCATCATGGTGTTTTTCGGGGACAGCAAAAGCGGGGGTGCCAAACGGGACGCACTGGCGGCGGTTTCCATGGCGATCGCCATGCGCAAACACATGAAGGTATTGCGCCAGCGCTGGCTTAGCCAGGGCATCCAGCGGCCACTGCAGATTCGTATGGGAATCAACACGGGCTTCTGCACGGTCGGAAATTTCGGGGCCGCCAGCCGTATGGATTACACCATTATCGGTAAAGAGGTTAATCTCGCCAGTCGCCTCGAAAGCAACGCCGAGCCGGGCCAGATTCTGATCTCCTATGAGACCTACTCCATGATCAAGGATGTGATTATGTGCCGCGACAAGGGCGCGCTGGAGGTGAAAGGGTTCAGTCGTCCGGTTCCCACCTTCCAGGTGGTCGATTTCCGCAAGGACCTGGGAGCCGACCAGAGCTTCATCGAGCACCAGATCGATGGATTTTCCATGTACCTGGATACCGAGAAGGTAAAAAGCTACGACAAGGAGCGCGTCGTGCAGGCTCTGCAGTCAGCGGCACGCCAGCTTAAGGAGCGGGTGATCCTCTAA
- a CDS encoding endonuclease V, with protein sequence MKINALHPWNITETQAAAIQKSLSAWIIQDEEALEGVELIARAQLLYNLDDEYSTANVTLFRVPGFEVVERHSATLRLDFPALPGLMSFRKAPVLLKALSALKETPDLIICDGRGVTDTQRFGLASHIGLMCNIPTIGWRSAPQGPITQRMKLKRGNWIPHKTAQGTHGALLRVHPDLPPIYVSNAHRISLKQALRWSLQAVPPTLENADMLELLTPQPISQLSQLNPSPELG encoded by the coding sequence ATGAAAATCAACGCCCTACATCCCTGGAACATCACAGAAACCCAAGCGGCCGCTATACAGAAGAGCTTGAGCGCCTGGATCATCCAGGATGAAGAGGCTTTGGAGGGGGTGGAGCTGATTGCACGGGCGCAGCTGCTGTACAACCTGGATGACGAATACAGCACCGCAAACGTTACCCTGTTCCGTGTGCCCGGGTTTGAAGTGGTTGAGCGTCACAGCGCGACCTTGCGCCTGGATTTCCCTGCGCTGCCGGGGTTGATGTCATTTCGCAAGGCACCGGTATTACTTAAGGCCCTTTCGGCCCTGAAAGAAACGCCTGACCTTATAATCTGCGATGGCCGAGGGGTTACCGATACCCAGCGTTTTGGGTTAGCCAGCCACATTGGCCTGATGTGCAACATCCCCACGATCGGCTGGCGTTCCGCACCCCAGGGCCCCATAACACAACGCATGAAGCTTAAACGCGGTAACTGGATCCCCCACAAAACGGCCCAGGGTACCCATGGCGCCCTGCTGAGAGTGCACCCCGACCTCCCTCCCATCTACGTTTCCAACGCCCACCGCATCAGTTTGAAGCAAGCCCTGCGTTGGTCACTCCAGGCCGTTCCGCCCACCCTTGAGAACGCCGATATGCTGGAGCTGCTTACCCCACAGCCCATCTCACAGTTGAGTCAGCTGAACCCCTCACCGGAGTTGGGATAA
- the prsK gene encoding XrtA/PEP-CTERM system histidine kinase PrsK, with product MDFIIQVSYGSLAAVYSVLLLLTFYRVSGELVWHFRWLCLALILWAAAVCFAASSPEWLYADTWVLESLRNVLIGLLLLRLWPLPTRWPRWLIIAALIFPLLIDALDVFRISVQQQISLDPRLVGHLAVSIILLSLLEQVYAAVDLERRWAVKHFFLGLLALILFDLFLYAEAVLYQHLNDALLAARGIASLLVVPLFLLAGVRNPHWDAKFMVSRHAAFRTASLLLIGGYLLAVAIAGFYVRDFGGRWGDLLLLLVIFFAATVLFLLVSSGQVRSVLSVLIAKHFFRLKYDYREQWLLVTHALDEETEGDTLQDRCLRVMCNALDSRGALIWKRDDQRKLVACGFWNMLRSRYEREQITASTLGFLRQEGWVIDLNEYRTFPERYPAGLDLGFLAEDQDLWLVIPLINASEVFAVVVLATPRSMREIGWEDHDFIKLVAQQVSSYLSLADAHDALAKAKQFEAYNRVSAFVVHDLKNISAQLKLLLSNMARHRSNPEFIDDCVETIEHSVAKMDRMLAQLSGDKISEHGVSHIDLGAQVKAIALRFAGACKQVSIPDDQQGIKLLLDEQRFSSALENLIKNAVESAGPKGEVEVSFGVREEDSRPFVDVADNGPGMSEAFIQDSLFRPFQTTKGNAGMGIGLFDAREYMRMIGGDIQVENRNGGWTRFTLLFPPLETETGNLVAGGAMQ from the coding sequence ATGGACTTTATCATCCAGGTCAGCTACGGATCGCTGGCTGCTGTCTATTCAGTGCTGCTGCTTCTGACCTTTTATCGGGTCAGTGGGGAGCTGGTATGGCATTTCCGGTGGTTGTGCCTGGCGCTAATCCTGTGGGCGGCTGCTGTCTGTTTTGCGGCATCAAGCCCCGAGTGGCTGTACGCTGATACCTGGGTGCTGGAAAGCCTGCGTAATGTTCTCATCGGTCTGCTGCTGCTGCGTCTATGGCCCTTGCCGACTCGTTGGCCTCGCTGGCTGATCATAGCCGCCTTGATTTTTCCTCTCCTTATCGATGCACTTGATGTTTTTCGTATCTCTGTGCAGCAGCAAATCTCCCTGGACCCTCGCTTAGTGGGGCATCTGGCGGTATCGATTATTTTGCTCTCCCTGCTTGAACAGGTCTATGCGGCGGTGGACCTGGAGCGGCGTTGGGCTGTAAAACACTTTTTTCTGGGGTTGCTGGCCCTGATACTGTTTGACCTTTTCCTCTATGCAGAGGCGGTGCTTTATCAACACCTTAATGATGCCTTGTTGGCGGCCAGGGGAATAGCCAGCCTGTTGGTGGTCCCACTGTTCTTGCTCGCCGGTGTAAGAAACCCCCATTGGGACGCCAAATTCATGGTTTCACGGCACGCCGCCTTTCGCACGGCCTCATTACTGTTGATTGGCGGCTATCTGCTGGCGGTTGCCATCGCTGGTTTCTATGTTCGGGATTTTGGCGGCCGCTGGGGTGACCTGCTGTTGCTGCTGGTTATCTTTTTTGCGGCCACGGTTCTGTTTTTGCTGGTGAGCTCCGGCCAGGTGCGTTCGGTCTTGTCGGTGCTGATTGCCAAGCATTTTTTTCGTCTCAAGTACGATTACCGTGAGCAGTGGCTACTGGTCACCCACGCCCTTGATGAGGAGACTGAAGGCGATACGCTCCAGGACCGGTGTCTGAGAGTGATGTGCAACGCGCTGGATAGCCGGGGAGCTTTGATCTGGAAACGGGATGACCAGCGCAAACTGGTTGCCTGCGGCTTTTGGAATATGCTGCGCTCACGCTATGAAAGGGAGCAGATCACCGCCAGTACGCTCGGCTTTTTACGGCAAGAAGGTTGGGTAATAGACCTTAACGAATACCGCACCTTTCCTGAACGCTATCCCGCGGGCCTGGATCTTGGTTTTTTGGCCGAGGACCAGGACCTGTGGCTGGTGATACCTTTGATAAATGCGTCTGAAGTATTCGCTGTGGTGGTGTTGGCCACACCCCGCTCAATGCGGGAGATCGGGTGGGAGGATCACGATTTTATCAAGCTCGTTGCGCAGCAGGTGTCCAGCTACCTATCGCTGGCCGACGCCCATGATGCACTGGCGAAGGCCAAGCAATTTGAAGCCTACAACCGGGTCTCGGCTTTTGTCGTTCACGACCTGAAAAATATCAGCGCCCAGTTAAAGCTATTGCTGAGTAATATGGCCCGTCATCGATCTAACCCTGAGTTTATCGATGATTGTGTCGAGACCATTGAGCACTCGGTGGCCAAAATGGACCGTATGCTTGCCCAGTTGAGCGGCGATAAAATCAGTGAACATGGGGTGTCTCACATCGATTTGGGTGCGCAGGTAAAGGCGATTGCGCTTCGTTTCGCCGGAGCATGCAAACAGGTTTCCATCCCCGATGATCAGCAGGGAATCAAACTCCTGCTTGACGAACAGCGCTTCTCATCTGCGTTAGAAAACCTGATAAAGAATGCCGTCGAGTCGGCGGGCCCCAAAGGGGAAGTAGAGGTCTCCTTTGGCGTTAGGGAGGAGGATTCAAGACCCTTTGTAGATGTGGCTGACAACGGCCCCGGAATGAGCGAAGCCTTTATCCAGGATTCCCTTTTTCGCCCTTTCCAGACCACCAAGGGCAATGCGGGGATGGGGATAGGGCTATTCGATGCCAGAGAGTATATGCGAATGATCGGCGGGGATATCCAGGTCGAGAAC